The sequence CTATATTTTCTTTATTTATGTATGCAAGCTGAGTAATGATTTTCTCACTTATCGTTACTAGTATAACATACGGGACTTTCAATTTCGGTATCGATCAATGATGAAAAAAGGACTGAGAGAGGAGAGTTTGCACATCTCTTCTTCTCAGTCCTTTGGTCAGTGTTACCCTACATAGGTAAGTTTTTTCTCATCTTTGTAAATGGTATCGATCGTTCCTCCACCCAGACACTCATCACCATTGTAGAAAACAACCGCTTGTCCTGGTGTGACAGCACGGATGGGCTCGTCAAAGATGACTTTCACCTTACCATCTTCTAAAGGAATGACCGTTACGTTGTTATCATCCTGACGGTAACGGAATTTTGCCGTGCAGGCGAATTCAGCCGGTTTCTCACCATTCGAGGTCCAGTGAACATCCGTTGCGAGAATGGAATCTGAATAAAGGGCGGGATGCTCAAAGCTTTGACCTACATAGAGCACGTTTCTTTCAAGGTCCTTCCCGATGGCGAACCAAGGCTCTCCGGCCCCACCTATACCCAGTCCATGGCGTTGGCCAATCGTATAGTACATCAATCCATCGTGTTTTCCCATCACTTTACCGTCTAATGTTTCCATCGTTCCTGGTTGGGCAGGTAAATAGTTGCTCAAGAAATCTTTGAAGTTGCGTTCACCGATGAAGCAAATCCCCGTACTGTCTTTCTTGGCAGCAGTCGCAAGGCCCGCTT is a genomic window of Rossellomorea sp. y25 containing:
- the mnmA gene encoding tRNA 2-thiouridine(34) synthase MnmA, producing MKKEPKDTRVVVGMSGGVDSSVAALLLKQQGYEVIGIFMKNWDDTDENGVCTATEDYNDVIRVCNQIGIPYYAVNFEKQYWDKVFTYFLDEYKAGRTPNPDVMCNKEIKFKAFLDHALKLGADYLATGHYAQVEYRDGEYKMLRGVDNNKDQTYFLNQLGQEQLEKVMFPLGGIDKKKVREIAKEAGLATAAKKDSTGICFIGERNFKDFLSNYLPAQPGTMETLDGKVMGKHDGLMYYTIGQRHGLGIGGAGEPWFAIGKDLERNVLYVGQSFEHPALYSDSILATDVHWTSNGEKPAEFACTAKFRYRQDDNNVTVIPLEDGKVKVIFDEPIRAVTPGQAVVFYNGDECLGGGTIDTIYKDEKKLTYVG